Proteins encoded within one genomic window of Streptomyces sp. NBC_01237:
- a CDS encoding zinc-binding dehydrogenase — MKAVAIQTYGGPEGLVVIDLPAPAPGGGQVLITTEAIGVGGVDTVIRSGALAAYGFKEGFVPGSEVAGTVSAVGDGVDVSWIGRRVWAFTGTGGGYVEQAVVSVEEIVPLPGNLSAVDVVALGGPGVVAHFGLRHAHFAPGETVLVRGAAGSIGIMAVQLAARGGAAAVAVTTSSAERGRRLLRLGATHVLERSGEGGEGAPAGYDVIIDVVAGGDMPSFFDRLNPNGRMVAVGAVAGQPPADFGTKIMAAFQKSMSFAAFSAATVSEADRSAVRREQFAAASRGEIATVVHDVLPLDAAMLAHRRMDEGGVFGRIVLTP, encoded by the coding sequence GTGAAGGCAGTCGCGATACAGACGTACGGAGGTCCCGAGGGCCTGGTGGTCATCGACCTGCCGGCCCCCGCACCTGGCGGCGGCCAGGTGCTGATCACCACCGAGGCGATCGGTGTCGGTGGTGTCGACACCGTGATCCGGAGCGGAGCCCTGGCCGCCTACGGCTTCAAGGAGGGTTTCGTCCCGGGCAGCGAGGTGGCGGGCACCGTGTCGGCGGTCGGTGACGGTGTCGACGTGTCGTGGATCGGCCGACGGGTGTGGGCCTTCACCGGCACCGGTGGAGGCTACGTCGAACAGGCGGTCGTGTCCGTCGAGGAGATCGTCCCGCTGCCCGGGAACCTGTCAGCCGTCGACGTGGTGGCCCTCGGCGGTCCCGGCGTGGTGGCCCACTTCGGACTCCGCCACGCCCACTTCGCTCCCGGTGAGACGGTCCTGGTACGGGGCGCGGCCGGAAGCATCGGGATCATGGCAGTGCAACTCGCCGCTCGCGGCGGAGCCGCCGCGGTGGCGGTCACCACATCCTCGGCCGAGCGTGGCAGGCGACTGCTCCGTCTCGGCGCTACCCACGTGCTGGAGCGCTCCGGCGAAGGAGGGGAAGGCGCCCCTGCGGGCTATGACGTCATCATCGACGTGGTGGCCGGTGGGGACATGCCGTCGTTCTTCGACCGGCTCAACCCGAACGGCCGCATGGTGGCAGTGGGTGCTGTCGCGGGCCAGCCGCCCGCGGACTTCGGAACGAAGATCATGGCGGCGTTCCAGAAGTCGATGTCCTTCGCCGCTTTCAGCGCCGCCACCGTCTCCGAGGCCGACCGGTCCGCCGTACGGCGCGAACAGTTCGCCGCGGCGAGCCGCGGCGAGATCGCAACAGTGGTGCACGACGTGCTCCCACTGGACGCGGCCATGCTGGCGCACCGGAGGATGGACGAGGGCGGGGTCTTCGGCAGGATCGTGCTGACACCGTGA
- a CDS encoding TetR/AcrR family transcriptional regulator, with the protein MSDRLPHTLRSDARDNRESILDAARALFSADGLDVPMREVARRAGVGPATLYRRFPTKQILIAEAFADQLRACRTIVDEGCADRDPWHGLCLVIEKICELHARDRGFTEAFLSTVPGAPDVAGREYTVNEVAGLARRAKEAGHLRSDFVLDDLILVLMANKGIHTGSTASQVTASRRFAGLVIQAFEACPRHAPLPPPALLAPPAPDSA; encoded by the coding sequence ATGAGCGATCGTTTGCCTCACACCCTGCGCTCCGACGCACGGGACAATCGCGAAAGCATCCTCGACGCGGCGCGGGCACTGTTCTCCGCCGACGGCCTGGACGTGCCGATGCGCGAGGTCGCGCGGCGCGCCGGTGTCGGGCCCGCCACCTTGTACCGTCGCTTCCCGACCAAGCAGATACTCATCGCCGAAGCCTTCGCGGACCAGCTGCGCGCATGTCGCACCATCGTCGACGAGGGGTGCGCCGATCGCGATCCATGGCATGGCCTCTGTCTGGTGATCGAGAAGATCTGCGAACTGCACGCACGCGACCGGGGCTTCACCGAAGCCTTCCTGTCGACCGTCCCCGGGGCGCCGGACGTCGCGGGGCGTGAGTACACGGTCAATGAAGTCGCCGGACTGGCCCGGCGCGCCAAGGAGGCAGGACATCTGCGGTCCGACTTCGTCCTGGACGACCTCATTCTCGTCCTCATGGCCAACAAGGGAATCCACACCGGATCGACCGCTTCTCAGGTCACGGCCTCCCGCCGCTTCGCGGGGTTGGTGATCCAGGCGTTCGAGGCCTGCCCTCGACACGCACCGCTACCGCCACCGGCGCTGCTGGCACCCCCGGCACCGGACAGCGCCTGA
- a CDS encoding phthiocerol/phthiodiolone dimycocerosyl transferase family protein, protein MVERLLAPHEAAIAEGGVRLVLHSDVEGDLDEEILTEALARLRSSYPLLAGSIVRGADGEQVVRIDETAPGPLLNNGVDLDQEISAPLAWDKGPLLRLTLLHEPHRTRVVMTLPRAFSDGMSYLAVHQRLWDLYTALSTRRPVATEPVRPVLGPALDDMLASRFTPQQLREFVAERARLDAGAPPSLLPALASRNGAPGPDTSFGIIGVEADADRCGRLVQCAHDASLTLNALVSGILLTSLRSLFPAAVDPVRMLCTTAVDMRRRLDPPLPDQVLQSAATTTSIRLRVTDRSHPVEVGHDLAARLRADLDTGAAAMELAAFAYMLDQHPPSLVITNVGIITEPRLPGGLRIRDVRLAPLGHVPMIFAVVSRYKGRLAVDLTYSRAWYTDAQIQELARHVSVALDDLVA, encoded by the coding sequence ATGGTGGAGCGTCTGCTCGCACCGCACGAGGCGGCCATCGCCGAGGGCGGTGTCCGGCTCGTACTGCACAGCGATGTCGAGGGCGATCTGGACGAAGAGATCCTGACCGAGGCACTGGCCCGCCTTCGGTCCAGTTACCCGCTGCTGGCAGGCAGCATCGTCCGGGGTGCGGACGGCGAGCAGGTCGTCCGGATCGACGAGACTGCCCCAGGACCCCTACTGAACAATGGTGTTGATCTCGATCAGGAGATCAGCGCCCCCCTTGCCTGGGACAAGGGACCGCTGTTGCGACTGACGCTGCTGCATGAGCCCCACCGCACCCGTGTAGTGATGACGCTGCCCCGGGCGTTCTCGGACGGGATGAGTTATCTGGCCGTCCATCAACGGCTGTGGGACCTCTACACCGCGCTCTCCACGCGCCGGCCGGTCGCCACCGAGCCCGTCCGGCCGGTGCTGGGCCCGGCGCTGGACGACATGCTCGCCTCCCGTTTCACTCCGCAACAGCTGAGAGAATTCGTCGCCGAACGCGCGCGGCTGGACGCCGGGGCGCCGCCCTCCCTGCTGCCCGCCCTCGCTTCCCGCAACGGTGCTCCCGGCCCCGACACGAGCTTCGGCATCATCGGCGTCGAAGCCGACGCCGACCGGTGCGGGAGGCTGGTCCAGTGCGCCCACGATGCCTCGCTCACCCTCAACGCCCTCGTCTCCGGGATCCTGTTGACCAGCCTGCGCTCCCTCTTTCCCGCAGCGGTCGATCCGGTACGGATGCTGTGCACCACGGCCGTGGACATGCGCCGCAGGCTCGACCCGCCACTGCCCGACCAGGTGCTTCAGTCGGCCGCCACCACCACGTCCATCCGGCTCCGGGTCACCGACCGGTCCCACCCCGTCGAGGTGGGGCACGACCTGGCCGCCCGGCTGCGCGCCGATCTGGACACGGGCGCCGCGGCGATGGAACTGGCGGCCTTCGCCTACATGCTCGACCAGCACCCGCCCAGCCTGGTCATCACCAACGTGGGCATCATCACCGAACCGCGCCTGCCCGGAGGTCTCCGGATCCGCGACGTGCGCCTGGCACCGCTGGGCCACGTACCGATGATCTTCGCGGTCGTCAGCCGCTACAAGGGCCGCCTCGCCGTCGATCTGACCTACAGCCGGGCCTGGTACACCGACGCCCAGATCCAGGAACTGGCCCGCCATGTCTCCGTCGCGCTGGACGACCTGGTGGCCTGA
- a CDS encoding SDR family oxidoreductase: MDQEDVAVGLHCLVTGATGYIGGRLVPELLDAGHRVRCLARTPEKLRDHPWAGRAEAVRGDVLDPDSLRAAMHGVDVAYYLVHTLGSGSGFEATDREAARNFAEQARAAGVSRIIYLGGLTPADVPEDELSPHLRSRAEVGDILLRSGVPTTVLRAAVIIGSGSASFEMLRYLTERLPVMVTPSWVSTRIQPIAVRDVLRYLVGSVDMPAEVNRTFDIGGPDVVTYREMMEEYAAIAQLRKRLILPVPMLTPRLSSHWIGLVTPVPRSIARPLAESLKYEVVCAEHDIRRYVPDGPGQPFTFERALTLALQRVREANVTTRWSSASVPGVPSDPLPTDPDWAGGSLYVDERKAEVDAPPEALWSAIESIGGDNGWYSFPLAWAVRGWLDRAVGGVGLRRGRRDATRLRVGDSLDFWRVEEIERGHLLRLRAEMRLPGLAWLELYAERNGTGGVRYRQRALFHPRGLLGHAYWWSVSPFHAIVFGGMARNITRAALSPKRAEPVEPASALQRGGAGA; encoded by the coding sequence ATGGATCAGGAAGATGTCGCAGTGGGACTCCACTGTCTGGTGACCGGGGCGACCGGTTACATCGGCGGGCGGCTGGTTCCCGAGCTGCTCGACGCCGGACACCGCGTGCGATGCCTCGCGCGTACCCCGGAGAAGCTGCGCGACCACCCGTGGGCGGGCCGGGCCGAGGCCGTCCGGGGCGACGTCCTGGATCCGGATTCCCTCCGGGCCGCCATGCACGGCGTCGATGTCGCCTACTACCTGGTCCACACGCTCGGCAGCGGTAGCGGCTTCGAGGCCACGGACCGCGAGGCGGCCCGGAACTTCGCCGAGCAGGCACGTGCCGCAGGGGTGTCCCGGATCATCTACCTCGGCGGCCTCACGCCCGCGGACGTACCGGAGGACGAGCTGTCACCGCATCTGCGCTCGCGTGCGGAGGTTGGCGACATCCTGCTGAGGTCCGGGGTTCCGACCACGGTGCTGCGCGCGGCCGTGATCATCGGTTCGGGCTCGGCCTCCTTCGAGATGCTGCGCTACCTCACGGAACGCCTGCCGGTCATGGTCACCCCGAGCTGGGTGTCGACCAGGATCCAGCCGATCGCCGTCCGCGACGTGCTGCGGTACCTGGTGGGCAGCGTCGATATGCCCGCCGAGGTGAACCGCACCTTCGACATCGGTGGTCCCGACGTCGTCACGTACCGGGAGATGATGGAGGAGTACGCGGCGATCGCCCAGCTGCGGAAGCGGCTGATCCTGCCCGTGCCGATGCTGACGCCGCGCCTGTCCAGCCACTGGATCGGACTGGTCACCCCGGTGCCCCGCTCGATCGCGCGACCGCTCGCGGAGTCGTTGAAGTACGAGGTGGTGTGCGCCGAACACGACATCCGGCGATACGTTCCCGACGGCCCCGGGCAGCCGTTCACCTTCGAGCGGGCGCTCACGCTCGCGCTCCAGCGGGTGCGCGAGGCGAACGTGACCACACGGTGGTCGTCGGCCTCGGTGCCCGGCGTGCCGAGCGACCCGTTGCCGACCGACCCGGACTGGGCGGGCGGCAGTCTCTACGTCGATGAGCGGAAGGCCGAGGTGGACGCGCCGCCCGAGGCGCTGTGGAGCGCCATCGAGAGCATCGGGGGTGACAACGGCTGGTACTCCTTCCCCCTGGCCTGGGCCGTCCGCGGCTGGCTCGATCGTGCTGTGGGCGGCGTCGGACTGCGACGCGGCCGCCGGGACGCCACGCGGCTCAGAGTGGGTGACTCACTGGACTTCTGGCGGGTCGAGGAGATCGAGCGGGGGCACCTGCTCCGGCTGCGCGCCGAGATGCGGCTGCCGGGCCTGGCCTGGCTGGAGCTCTACGCGGAGCGGAACGGGACGGGCGGTGTCCGGTACCGGCAGCGGGCACTGTTCCATCCCCGGGGACTGCTGGGCCATGCCTACTGGTGGAGCGTCTCCCCGTTCCACGCCATCGTCTTCGGCGGCATGGCACGGAACATCACTCGGGCCGCCCTGTCGCCGAAGCGGGCGGAACCGGTCGAGCCGGCCTCGGCTCTCCAGCGCGGGGGAGCGGGGGCGTAG
- a CDS encoding alpha/beta fold hydrolase → MPTVTTRDGVEIFYKDWGQGRPVVFIHGWPLNGDAWQDQLKYVADNGFRGIAHDRRGHGRSTPVYDGYDFDTFADDLNDLINALDLRDVTLVAHSMGGGELARYIGRHGTGRIASAVLLSAITPLMLQGPDNPDGVPQDVFDGIKQGILKERSQFWKDTAEGFFSANRPGNKVTQGNKDAFWYMAMAETIEGGVACVDAFAHTDFHEDLKKFDIPTLVVHGDDDLIVPIDATGRRSAELIADATLRVYEGGSHGIALVAGDKEKFNQDLLGFLNS, encoded by the coding sequence ATGCCCACGGTGACCACACGCGACGGTGTCGAGATCTTCTACAAGGACTGGGGGCAGGGGCGTCCCGTGGTCTTCATCCACGGCTGGCCGCTCAACGGCGACGCCTGGCAGGACCAGCTCAAGTACGTGGCCGACAACGGATTCCGGGGCATCGCGCACGACCGGCGCGGCCACGGCCGCTCCACTCCGGTGTACGACGGCTATGACTTCGACACCTTCGCCGATGACCTGAACGACCTCATCAACGCCCTCGATCTGCGCGACGTGACCCTCGTGGCGCACTCGATGGGCGGCGGCGAACTGGCCCGATACATCGGCCGGCACGGCACCGGCCGGATCGCGTCCGCCGTCCTGCTCTCCGCGATCACACCCCTGATGCTCCAGGGCCCCGACAATCCCGACGGCGTGCCGCAGGACGTCTTCGACGGCATCAAGCAGGGCATTCTCAAGGAGCGCTCGCAGTTCTGGAAGGACACCGCGGAAGGGTTCTTCTCCGCGAACCGTCCCGGCAACAAGGTCACCCAGGGCAACAAGGACGCCTTCTGGTACATGGCCATGGCCGAGACCATCGAGGGCGGTGTGGCCTGCGTCGACGCGTTCGCGCACACGGACTTCCACGAGGACCTGAAGAAGTTCGACATCCCCACCCTCGTCGTGCACGGCGACGACGACCTGATCGTACCGATCGACGCCACCGGCCGCAGGAGTGCCGAACTCATCGCCGACGCGACGCTCCGCGTCTACGAAGGCGGCTCCCACGGCATCGCGCTCGTCGCAGGCGACAAGGAGAAGTTCAACCAGGATCTCCTGGGCTTCCTCAACAGCTGA
- a CDS encoding alpha/beta hydrolase has product MKNAHSRRTLLASAAVLGAGGLLGAAPARAAGRVIAERRLDERLIELTVDSPALGARSTVALLTPRGWDRRRPGDTWPTLYLLAGGDGDHTTWRTLFRVQEPAELHDVLVVMPAMPLFGFWTDWLNHGKGGAPRVRTYFLREVMPLMEERYGAGPIRAAAGESQGGFGALGFAARLPGLFGAVAAFGAPVHPVRHPEMWLSGAKFLGVDGYAVFGDPSKDWETWLAWDPYRHAEGLRHTTVYLASGDGTPGPLDGEDPDPHIPGTEKWAALASADVVSLTEAVCGEETRMLSARLRSLGAPVTTHIYPGTHSGTYGYRELRHALPMLLSALHR; this is encoded by the coding sequence ATGAAGAACGCACACTCACGCCGGACCCTGCTCGCGAGCGCCGCCGTCCTGGGGGCCGGTGGGCTGCTCGGTGCCGCCCCGGCCCGTGCCGCCGGCCGAGTCATCGCCGAGCGACGGCTGGACGAGCGCCTGATCGAGCTGACCGTCGACTCCCCGGCCCTGGGCGCCCGGAGCACCGTGGCTCTGCTGACGCCACGCGGCTGGGACCGACGCCGCCCCGGTGACACCTGGCCCACTCTCTATCTCCTGGCGGGCGGGGACGGGGACCACACGACCTGGCGCACATTGTTCCGGGTGCAGGAGCCGGCCGAACTGCATGACGTGCTCGTGGTCATGCCGGCCATGCCGCTGTTCGGGTTCTGGACCGACTGGCTGAACCACGGCAAGGGCGGCGCGCCCCGGGTACGTACCTACTTCCTCCGCGAGGTGATGCCCTTGATGGAGGAGCGATACGGCGCCGGGCCGATCCGAGCTGCGGCGGGGGAGTCCCAGGGCGGTTTCGGCGCCCTGGGATTCGCGGCCCGGCTCCCGGGACTGTTCGGCGCCGTGGCCGCTTTCGGGGCTCCCGTGCACCCGGTACGGCACCCGGAGATGTGGCTCTCCGGAGCGAAATTCCTCGGTGTGGACGGCTACGCGGTCTTCGGGGACCCCTCGAAGGACTGGGAGACCTGGCTCGCCTGGGACCCCTACCGCCACGCAGAGGGGCTGCGTCACACAACTGTCTATCTGGCCTCCGGAGACGGCACCCCCGGCCCGCTCGACGGTGAGGACCCCGATCCGCACATCCCGGGCACCGAGAAATGGGCCGCGCTCGCCTCCGCCGACGTCGTCTCCCTCACCGAAGCCGTCTGCGGCGAGGAAACACGGATGCTCAGCGCGCGGCTCAGGTCCCTGGGCGCGCCCGTCACCACACACATCTACCCCGGCACCCACAGCGGGACCTACGGATACCGGGAACTGCGCCACGCGCTGCCGATGCTGCTGTCCGCCCTGCACCGGTGA
- a CDS encoding SDR family NAD(P)-dependent oxidoreductase, which yields MARTILITGGSTGIGQALARHFAEGGDAVIITGRRPGPLKETAAAVGARGLVCDHIRPEALTALLSELPDRIDVLVNNAGGNTDFDADGADDLASYARDFRANLDANLVSAALTTKALEDRLAPGGAVVHIGSIAADQGAGSYGASKAGLATWNLDLAGRLGPRDITANVVAPGYIADTEFFRDHLSSERRDQLIAGTATGRPGTPSDIVGPVGFLASPAARHITGQVLHVNGGALMTR from the coding sequence ATGGCACGCACCATCCTGATCACCGGCGGATCCACCGGCATCGGCCAGGCCCTGGCCCGTCACTTCGCCGAGGGCGGCGACGCCGTGATCATCACCGGCCGTCGGCCCGGCCCGCTCAAGGAGACCGCCGCCGCTGTCGGCGCCCGTGGGCTGGTCTGTGACCACATCCGGCCCGAGGCGCTCACCGCGCTGCTGTCCGAGCTCCCCGACCGGATCGACGTACTCGTCAACAACGCGGGCGGCAACACGGACTTCGACGCCGACGGTGCCGATGACCTCGCCTCGTACGCCCGTGACTTCCGCGCCAACCTGGACGCCAACCTCGTCAGCGCGGCCCTGACCACCAAGGCGCTGGAGGACCGCCTCGCACCCGGCGGCGCGGTCGTGCACATCGGCTCGATCGCCGCGGACCAGGGCGCGGGCTCCTACGGAGCGTCCAAGGCGGGCCTGGCCACATGGAATCTCGACCTCGCCGGACGACTCGGCCCGCGTGACATCACCGCCAACGTGGTGGCGCCCGGTTACATCGCCGATACGGAGTTCTTCCGCGACCACCTCTCCTCCGAACGCCGCGACCAGCTGATCGCCGGAACGGCCACGGGGCGCCCCGGCACACCGTCCGACATCGTCGGCCCGGTCGGCTTTCTCGCGTCCCCGGCCGCCCGGCACATCACCGGTCAGGTGCTGCACGTCAACGGAGGCGCGCTGATGACCCGCTGA
- a CDS encoding MarR family winged helix-turn-helix transcriptional regulator, whose translation MAAAWERERPGTPVSSIGIVTPIWQLAKLFGDDRRRVLARAGVDTATLDLLSVLRRSGGPYTLSTRELAQHSLVTAGAISQRVARAEREGLVVRRPAQGRPRTVLVTLTPAGHELVEATVDQVLYSEADLITALTPEQQRQLNELLRVLLQDVQQRLGDERITQVGEQR comes from the coding sequence ATCGCGGCCGCCTGGGAGCGCGAACGTCCGGGCACCCCCGTCTCCTCGATCGGGATCGTCACGCCGATCTGGCAGCTGGCCAAGCTCTTCGGGGACGACCGGCGCCGGGTGCTGGCCCGAGCCGGTGTGGACACGGCCACCCTCGACCTGCTGAGCGTGCTGCGCCGCAGCGGCGGGCCGTACACCCTGAGCACCCGCGAACTCGCGCAGCACTCCCTGGTCACGGCGGGCGCGATCTCACAGCGGGTGGCACGCGCGGAACGCGAGGGGCTCGTCGTCCGCCGGCCCGCCCAGGGGCGCCCGCGGACCGTACTGGTCACGCTGACCCCGGCGGGTCATGAGCTGGTCGAGGCCACCGTCGACCAGGTCCTGTACAGCGAGGCCGATCTGATCACCGCCCTGACGCCCGAGCAACAGCGTCAGTTGAACGAGCTGCTGCGCGTACTCCTCCAGGACGTACAGCAGAGGCTCGGCGACGAGCGGATCACACAGGTGGGCGAGCAGCGGTAG
- a CDS encoding SGNH/GDSL hydrolase family protein — MRGDDHLRFVALGDSQTEGLGDGDDTVGLRGCADRFAEQLALHHSGVQYANLAVRGRLAGQVRAEQLAPALALRPDLATVVAGVNDLLRPRFDADEVAGHLEAMFEALTATGARVATVTFPDLARITPLARPIGSRVTALNHRIRQAAQRHHVAVAETALHPVLTDPRLWSPDRLHASPLGHERIAAAVAHALGLPGSDDSWTHPLAGPSAPAPAGWRHAAGELRWAASFLGPWIGRRLHGRSSGDGRTAKRPNLLPVHAVSDHGGTRRNSTGPGDAPRRP, encoded by the coding sequence GTGCGCGGCGATGACCACCTGCGCTTCGTCGCACTGGGCGACAGTCAGACCGAGGGGCTCGGGGACGGCGACGACACCGTGGGGCTGCGGGGATGTGCCGACCGGTTCGCCGAGCAGCTCGCGCTACACCACTCCGGCGTCCAGTACGCCAATCTGGCCGTACGCGGTCGACTGGCCGGGCAGGTCCGGGCGGAGCAGCTCGCGCCCGCTCTCGCTCTGCGCCCGGACCTGGCCACGGTGGTCGCCGGGGTCAACGACCTGCTGCGGCCCCGGTTCGACGCCGACGAGGTCGCCGGTCACCTGGAGGCGATGTTCGAGGCGCTCACCGCGACAGGGGCCCGCGTCGCGACCGTCACTTTCCCCGACCTCGCCCGGATCACCCCGCTCGCCCGTCCGATCGGCTCCCGCGTCACCGCGTTGAACCACCGCATCCGGCAGGCGGCCCAGCGGCATCATGTCGCCGTCGCCGAGACCGCACTCCACCCCGTGCTCACCGACCCCCGGCTGTGGAGCCCGGACCGGCTGCACGCCAGTCCGCTCGGCCACGAGCGGATCGCCGCCGCCGTCGCCCACGCACTCGGCCTGCCGGGCAGCGACGACTCCTGGACCCACCCCCTGGCCGGACCGAGCGCACCCGCCCCCGCCGGATGGCGCCACGCGGCGGGCGAACTGCGATGGGCGGCCTCCTTCCTCGGCCCCTGGATCGGCAGGCGCCTGCACGGCCGTTCCTCCGGCGACGGGCGCACGGCCAAACGCCCGAACCTCCTTCCCGTACACGCCGTTTCCGACCATGGCGGTACGAGGAGGAACAGCACAGGCCCCGGAGACGCACCTCGGCGCCCGTGA
- a CDS encoding PadR family transcriptional regulator, with amino-acid sequence MALRHAVLAALIDGELSGYQLAKAFDTGVANFWHALPQQLYAELTRLEKEGLVVGREVVQDTRPNKRLFAVTAAGLAELEQFAKTPPKPSFIRDDLLVMVQAADHLDTGALVAQLTERAAFAEAKIGLFEAQLRKMRGGRDEEEFLRHGERIGPYLTCCRGLDFERGNLEWCRRTAAVLRERRAARARR; translated from the coding sequence ATGGCTTTGCGCCACGCCGTGTTGGCAGCGCTCATCGATGGGGAACTGAGCGGTTATCAATTGGCCAAGGCGTTCGACACGGGTGTGGCGAACTTCTGGCACGCGCTGCCGCAGCAGCTGTACGCAGAGCTGACCAGGCTGGAGAAGGAAGGGCTGGTCGTGGGCCGTGAGGTGGTTCAGGACACTCGGCCCAACAAGCGTCTGTTCGCTGTCACCGCCGCCGGGCTGGCCGAGCTGGAACAGTTCGCAAAGACGCCCCCCAAGCCCTCCTTCATCCGCGACGACCTGCTCGTCATGGTCCAGGCGGCGGACCATCTCGACACCGGGGCACTTGTCGCCCAGCTCACCGAACGGGCCGCCTTCGCCGAGGCCAAGATCGGACTGTTCGAGGCGCAGCTGCGGAAGATGCGCGGTGGCCGCGACGAGGAGGAGTTCCTGCGCCACGGCGAACGCATCGGCCCCTATCTGACCTGCTGCCGTGGCCTGGACTTCGAGCGGGGCAACCTGGAGTGGTGCAGGCGGACCGCGGCGGTCCTGCGGGAGAGGCGGGCGGCCCGTGCGCGGCGATGA
- a CDS encoding nuclear transport factor 2 family protein — translation MATADRFRAAVDSRDLTALDDLFTEDVRLYSPVKFTPFEGRPTVLGLFGVLLRTFEDFRYVGQFDGSAETGVDGTEAPSAVLLFRATVSGKQIHGIDLLHFAPDGRIKEFTVMVRPRSAVHALGEAVLAGLVADGLVPAPADQ, via the coding sequence ATGGCCACAGCCGACCGTTTCCGTGCCGCCGTCGACAGCCGCGATCTGACCGCTCTGGACGACCTCTTCACCGAGGACGTCCGGCTCTACAGCCCGGTGAAGTTCACACCGTTCGAGGGCAGGCCGACGGTGCTGGGGCTCTTCGGGGTCCTTCTGCGTACCTTCGAGGACTTCCGCTACGTCGGACAGTTCGACGGCAGCGCCGAGACCGGCGTCGACGGCACCGAAGCCCCCTCGGCGGTCCTGCTCTTCCGCGCCACCGTGAGCGGGAAGCAGATCCACGGCATCGACCTGCTGCACTTCGCCCCCGACGGGCGGATCAAGGAGTTCACCGTGATGGTCCGCCCCCGGTCCGCGGTGCACGCCCTGGGCGAGGCGGTCCTCGCCGGGCTTGTCGCCGACGGCCTCGTACCCGCACCGGCCGACCAGTAG
- a CDS encoding alpha/beta fold hydrolase, producing the protein MDHGVRDPARLGRTRLPDGRRLAWAEWGPQDGWTVLLCPGAATTRWLGFGGSLVEDAGIRLISVDRPGLGASDPHPGRTLASWTADIQHFTRSRALGDPAVVGFSQGAPFALALAAAGAASAAAIVSGSDELAGPRFTDALHPDVRAMVDAVAADPDSAAASFAGFGSADALWDLIMATSCETDRAVYADPVFRSAFRRAMEEAFAQGSDGYARDTVLAMGRWPFDPARITVPVDLWYGRHDTSPSHSPDHGASLARLIPTAHRHLLPDAAGSLLWTHTDAVLRSLLAHRDAH; encoded by the coding sequence ATGGATCATGGCGTGAGAGACCCTGCCCGGCTCGGGCGGACCCGGCTTCCCGACGGCCGGCGACTGGCATGGGCGGAGTGGGGCCCCCAGGACGGCTGGACAGTGCTGCTGTGTCCGGGCGCGGCAACCACCAGGTGGCTCGGTTTCGGCGGCAGCCTGGTCGAGGACGCCGGAATCCGCCTCATCTCCGTCGACCGGCCCGGACTCGGCGCCTCGGACCCGCATCCCGGCCGCACGCTGGCCAGTTGGACCGCGGACATTCAGCACTTCACCCGATCCCGGGCGCTGGGTGATCCGGCCGTCGTGGGGTTCTCCCAGGGGGCACCCTTCGCCCTCGCCCTGGCGGCGGCCGGTGCCGCGAGCGCCGCCGCCATCGTGTCCGGCAGCGACGAACTGGCCGGTCCCCGCTTCACCGATGCGCTCCATCCGGACGTCAGGGCGATGGTGGACGCCGTGGCGGCCGACCCGGACAGCGCCGCCGCGTCCTTCGCCGGCTTCGGCAGCGCGGACGCACTGTGGGACCTGATCATGGCCACATCCTGCGAGACCGACCGCGCCGTGTACGCCGACCCTGTCTTCCGGTCCGCGTTCCGCCGTGCGATGGAGGAAGCCTTCGCGCAGGGATCGGACGGCTACGCCCGCGACACCGTCCTGGCGATGGGCCGTTGGCCGTTCGACCCCGCTCGCATCACTGTTCCGGTCGACCTCTGGTACGGACGGCACGACACCAGCCCGTCCCACTCACCCGATCACGGCGCTTCCCTCGCACGCCTCATCCCCACCGCGCACCGGCACCTGCTGCCCGACGCCGCGGGCTCCCTGCTGTGGACACACACCGACGCGGTCCTGCGTTCCTTGCTCGCCCACAGGGATGCGCACTGA